One segment of Ureibacillus thermophilus DNA contains the following:
- a CDS encoding YugN family protein produces MYFENKTLEDIIVDQAVLVEVMEKNGLTCHGGWDYDRMTFDKRFDVKEGRYYLRVFCTAVSGDCGNNTATLKILKPALGKYYYPHGVEYGEDEVFPAHLVKKCESILENIKKDLAEIGVA; encoded by the coding sequence ATGTATTTTGAAAACAAAACGCTTGAAGATATAATCGTAGACCAAGCGGTACTTGTTGAAGTAATGGAAAAAAACGGTTTAACATGCCACGGCGGATGGGATTATGACCGTATGACATTTGACAAACGTTTTGATGTGAAAGAAGGCCGTTACTATTTACGCGTTTTCTGCACAGCCGTTTCTGGAGACTGTGGAAACAATACAGCTACTTTAAAAATCTTGAAACCTGCTCTCGGCAAATACTATTACCCACATGGTGTTGAATACGGTGAAGATGAAGTATTTCCAGCACATTTAGTAAAAAAATGTGAATCCATTTTAGAAAACATTAAAAAAGATTTAGCTGAAATCGGCGTCGCATAA
- a CDS encoding COX15/CtaA family protein, with amino-acid sequence MQHRYYWLLKWVAVLTTLGMLLILLGGALVTKTDSGLGCGRNWPDCNGSLIPKEITTEVLIEFSHRFVTGAVSILVLILVIWTWRALKHVKEVKFLGFLAIFFLVLQALIGAAQVLWGQGDFILALHFGISLISFAAVMLLAMIVFEVDQKFDAVRVDIQKKLKWHTIGVTLYSYIVVYTGALVRHTGSSLTCTSWPFCDNSDPFKLPAKMYEWVHMGHRFAAFLIFVWILYIMVHAMKHYKEQKVVYWGWIIAFILVSLQVIAGAFIIYTHLNLIVSLLHSLFISLLFGLLCYFILLVARSSYNEKNH; translated from the coding sequence ATGCAACACAGGTATTATTGGTTATTAAAATGGGTTGCAGTACTTACTACCCTTGGCATGTTGCTTATACTTTTAGGTGGAGCTCTCGTTACAAAAACAGACAGCGGTTTAGGATGCGGCCGAAATTGGCCGGATTGTAATGGTTCACTAATTCCGAAAGAAATCACAACAGAAGTGTTAATTGAGTTTTCACATCGGTTTGTTACCGGTGCAGTCTCAATTCTAGTATTAATATTAGTGATTTGGACTTGGAGAGCTTTAAAACACGTTAAAGAAGTAAAATTTTTAGGCTTTTTAGCAATCTTTTTCCTTGTGCTGCAAGCATTAATCGGTGCTGCACAAGTGCTATGGGGACAAGGTGATTTCATTTTAGCCTTGCACTTTGGCATTTCATTGATTTCCTTTGCTGCAGTCATGTTGCTTGCAATGATTGTTTTCGAAGTCGATCAAAAATTTGATGCCGTTCGGGTTGACATTCAAAAAAAATTAAAGTGGCATACCATTGGTGTAACCCTATATTCATACATAGTTGTGTATACTGGCGCTCTCGTTCGACATACAGGTTCAAGTTTAACATGCACAAGCTGGCCGTTTTGCGACAACAGCGATCCTTTTAAACTGCCGGCGAAAATGTATGAATGGGTGCACATGGGCCATCGATTCGCTGCTTTCTTAATTTTCGTCTGGATTCTCTATATTATGGTACACGCAATGAAACATTATAAAGAACAAAAGGTCGTTTACTGGGGCTGGATTATTGCCTTTATTCTCGTTTCACTGCAAGTTATTGCTGGCGCGTTCATTATTTACACGCATTTAAATTTAATTGTATCTTTATTGCATTCTTTATTCATCTCGTTGCTATTTGGTCTATTATGTTACTTCATTCTGTTGGTTGCACGAAGCTCATATAATGAAAAAAATCATTAA
- a CDS encoding cytochrome C oxidase subunit IV family protein: MSHDTEIQGRNQAQYEFDRRKGALQLRKQVINFAIMIFLTFIAFATVVADFAPTFIKPVILLLAGIQVILQLYSFMHMDDKNAPYIGVISTFVWVGAVIAFTFFLAFNTIIWW, encoded by the coding sequence ATGAGTCACGATACTGAGATTCAAGGCAGAAACCAAGCCCAATACGAATTTGATCGCAGAAAAGGTGCGCTGCAATTGCGCAAACAAGTGATTAACTTTGCGATCATGATTTTCCTAACGTTTATTGCCTTTGCAACAGTTGTTGCAGATTTTGCACCAACATTTATTAAACCAGTCATCTTATTGCTTGCTGGAATCCAAGTAATATTGCAACTTTATTCCTTCATGCATATGGATGATAAAAATGCTCCATATATTGGTGTTATCTCCACATTCGTGTGGGTAGGAGCAGTAATCGCATTTACATTCTTCTTAGCATTCAATACAATTATATGGTGGTAA
- the coxB gene encoding cytochrome c oxidase subunit II has product MKKGLKKWSLFPLLAAMAVILSGCGEEYISALRPAGAVGKEQFNLLLLAVSIMTLVVLVVSVLYLLAFAKFRRSKLGEDYMPKQVEGSHTLEVIWTVIPIILLLILSVPTVLATYKFADVSAMDEVDENGDPKALTVNVTAKLYWWEFEYPQYGIVTSQELVVPTNEKVYFTLKAGDVKHSFWIPAIGGKMDTNVENVNKFYLVFDKESKGLNGGEGVWYGKCAELCGPSHALMDFKVKSLNRDDFDAWVAAMKATEGQTASPDSTDLGEATFAQNCLGCHAISAVTPAGAAGPNLTTFGDRNRVAGFLEHNKENVEAWIKDPEKYKPGNLMTGKYKNLTDEEISAVADFLLGLSVEK; this is encoded by the coding sequence ATGAAGAAAGGGCTTAAAAAATGGTCTCTTTTCCCGTTGTTAGCAGCAATGGCTGTGATTTTATCGGGCTGTGGTGAAGAGTATATTTCTGCGCTTCGACCAGCCGGTGCTGTCGGAAAAGAGCAATTTAATCTACTATTACTAGCTGTAAGTATCATGACGTTGGTAGTTTTAGTAGTATCAGTTCTTTATTTACTCGCTTTCGCAAAGTTTCGCCGTTCTAAACTTGGCGAAGATTACATGCCTAAGCAAGTGGAAGGTAGCCATACATTAGAGGTAATTTGGACAGTTATTCCAATCATCCTTCTATTAATTTTATCTGTTCCAACAGTATTGGCTACTTATAAATTTGCTGATGTATCCGCAATGGATGAAGTGGATGAAAATGGGGATCCAAAAGCATTAACAGTTAATGTTACTGCAAAATTGTATTGGTGGGAATTTGAATATCCACAATACGGTATTGTTACTTCTCAAGAGTTAGTTGTTCCAACAAATGAAAAGGTTTACTTTACATTAAAAGCAGGAGATGTAAAACACTCTTTCTGGATTCCTGCAATTGGTGGAAAAATGGACACTAACGTTGAAAACGTAAACAAATTCTACCTAGTATTTGATAAGGAATCTAAAGGATTAAATGGTGGAGAAGGCGTATGGTACGGAAAATGTGCTGAGCTTTGCGGTCCTTCTCACGCATTAATGGATTTCAAAGTGAAATCATTAAATCGTGATGATTTCGATGCTTGGGTAGCAGCAATGAAAGCTACTGAAGGTCAAACAGCTTCTCCAGATTCTACAGATTTAGGTGAAGCTACATTTGCTCAAAACTGCTTAGGTTGCCACGCGATTTCTGCTGTAACTCCTGCTGGTGCAGCTGGACCAAACTTAACAACATTTGGTGACCGCAACCGCGTTGCAGGTTTCTTAGAGCATAATAAAGAAAACGTAGAAGCTTGGATTAAAGATCCTGAAAAATACAAACCAGGCAACTTGATGACTGGTAAGTATAAAAATTTAACTGATGAGGAAATTAGTGCTGTAGCTGATTTCTTATTGGGCTTATCAGTTGAAAAATAA
- a CDS encoding DUF420 domain-containing protein, with protein MGVPILPTISTGFIVISAVLVAIGWGLIIARKIEAHKKVMLAAGASALTFFIIYALRTLFIGNTAFGGPDNVKVYYTFFLIFHIILATVGGVLGLISIITGLKDKLTTHRRLGPISSIIWFFTAITGVIVYLLLYVIYEGGETTSVIKAILGI; from the coding sequence ATGGGTGTACCAATTTTACCAACGATTAGTACAGGATTTATTGTAATTAGCGCAGTTTTAGTGGCAATCGGATGGGGACTAATCATTGCCAGAAAAATTGAGGCGCATAAGAAAGTCATGTTGGCAGCTGGTGCGAGCGCGCTAACCTTTTTCATTATATATGCTTTAAGAACATTGTTTATCGGCAATACGGCTTTTGGCGGTCCTGATAATGTTAAAGTTTATTATACATTCTTCTTAATTTTCCATATTATTTTGGCAACAGTAGGCGGCGTATTAGGACTTATCAGCATTATTACTGGTTTAAAAGATAAGCTCACAACCCACCGTCGTCTTGGACCGATTTCAAGTATAATTTGGTTCTTTACAGCCATCACAGGTGTTATTGTATATTTATTGCTTTATGTAATTTATGAAGGCGGCGAAACAACTTCTGTGATTAAAGCAATTTTAGGAATTTAA
- a CDS encoding cytochrome c oxidase subunit I, producing MSSVAVTKKKSVGAVIWDYLTTVDHKKLAILYLFSGLLFFAIAGFEALLMRIQLMYPNSDFISAGTFNELLTMHGTTMLFLAATPLLFGFMNMIVPLQIGARDVAFPFLNSLGFWLFFLGATFLHLSFFMGGAPDAGWTSYASLSLYSPGHGIDFYVLGLQISGAGTLISGINFIVTIITMRAPGMTFMRMPLFTWTTLISSILILFAFPPLTVGLFLMLVDRMFDANFFDHTMGGNTIIWEHLFWIFGHPEVYILVLPAFGLFSEIIPVFARKRLFGYSSMVFATILIGFLGFMVWAHHMFTVGLGATANAIFAIATMAIAVPTGMKVFNWILTIWGGSIKVTVPMIYALGFIPSFVAGGVTGVMQATAPLDYQLHDSYFIVAHFHYVIVGGIVTAIFASFHFYWPLLFNRALNEKLGYLTFWIFFTGFHLTFFVQHFLGLMGMPRRVFTYMEGQGWDLFNFISSIGAIMMAIGVVLMVINMLSSIKSKPLNCRDYWGDGRSLEWALKTPIPFYNFKQTPLIRGFDPYWIEKQEGNPEGMTYAEPLGDIHMPNNSILPLIMSIGLFIAAFGALYHPDGVSWSVPVMVIGIGITVLAMIIRSVKDDLGYHLHAEEIIAIENELYGKGGNK from the coding sequence GTGAGCTCAGTAGCAGTCACAAAGAAAAAGAGCGTGGGCGCAGTTATTTGGGACTATTTGACAACTGTTGACCATAAAAAACTTGCGATATTATATTTATTCTCTGGGCTATTATTCTTTGCTATCGCAGGTTTTGAAGCGCTTTTAATGCGTATTCAGTTGATGTATCCAAATAGCGACTTTATTTCAGCCGGTACATTTAACGAGTTATTAACAATGCACGGTACAACAATGCTCTTCTTAGCAGCGACACCGCTTTTATTCGGTTTTATGAACATGATTGTACCATTGCAAATTGGCGCTCGTGACGTAGCGTTTCCATTCCTTAACTCATTAGGATTCTGGTTATTCTTCTTAGGTGCTACATTCTTGCATTTATCATTCTTTATGGGTGGAGCACCAGATGCAGGTTGGACATCATATGCATCATTATCTTTATATTCACCTGGACATGGTATTGACTTCTATGTATTAGGTCTGCAAATTTCAGGTGCAGGTACATTGATTTCTGGAATTAACTTTATTGTAACAATCATTACTATGCGTGCACCTGGTATGACGTTCATGCGCATGCCTTTGTTCACATGGACTACACTTATTTCTAGTATATTGATTTTATTCGCATTCCCACCACTAACAGTAGGATTATTCTTAATGTTAGTAGACCGTATGTTCGATGCTAACTTCTTCGATCATACAATGGGTGGTAACACAATTATTTGGGAGCACTTATTCTGGATTTTCGGTCACCCTGAAGTATATATCTTAGTATTGCCAGCATTCGGTTTATTCTCTGAAATTATTCCGGTATTTGCTCGCAAACGCTTATTCGGATATTCTTCAATGGTATTCGCGACAATCCTAATCGGTTTCTTAGGATTCATGGTTTGGGCTCACCATATGTTTACTGTAGGTCTTGGTGCGACTGCAAACGCAATTTTCGCAATAGCAACAATGGCGATCGCCGTTCCAACAGGTATGAAAGTATTTAACTGGATTTTGACAATTTGGGGCGGTTCTATTAAAGTTACTGTACCAATGATTTACGCATTAGGATTCATCCCATCCTTCGTTGCTGGTGGGGTAACAGGTGTAATGCAGGCAACTGCACCACTTGACTATCAATTACACGACTCTTATTTTATCGTTGCACACTTCCACTACGTAATCGTTGGTGGTATCGTAACGGCTATCTTTGCATCATTCCATTTCTATTGGCCGTTATTATTTAACCGTGCATTAAATGAGAAATTAGGTTATTTAACATTCTGGATCTTCTTTACAGGATTCCATTTAACATTCTTTGTACAACACTTCTTAGGATTAATGGGTATGCCACGCCGTGTATTCACTTATATGGAAGGTCAAGGTTGGGATTTATTCAACTTCATTTCTTCCATTGGTGCGATCATGATGGCAATTGGTGTAGTGCTAATGGTTATTAACATGTTGTCATCTATTAAATCTAAACCATTAAACTGCCGAGATTACTGGGGAGACGGACGTTCTTTAGAATGGGCATTAAAAACGCCTATCCCATTCTATAACTTTAAACAAACTCCACTTATCCGTGGATTTGACCCATATTGGATTGAAAAACAAGAAGGCAATCCTGAAGGTATGACTTATGCTGAACCACTTGGCGACATCCATATGCCAAACAACTCAATTTTACCGCTTATTATGTCAATCGGATTATTCATTGCTGCATTTGGTGCATTATATCATCCAGATGGAGTATCTTGGTCAGTACCAGTAATGGTAATTGGAATTGGTATTACTGTGCTTGCAATGATTATTCGTTCAGTAAAAGATGATTTAGGGTATCACTTACATGCAGAAGAAATTATTGCAATTGAAAATGAGCTTTATGGAAAAGGGGGAAATAAATAA
- a CDS encoding cytochrome (ubi)quinol oxidase subunit III, producing MMLNTKFTPQTWPEHPEQVTQEGKNKYVGIWIFICSDIVLFASLFATYISLRNKGPAGMEFTSQELFELPLAFVMTMLLLTSSLTSVYAMYHLKNYNFKGVQLWTGVTVLLGLGFLALEIYEFYHYVHIGFGYTQSAFSSAFFTLVGTHGLHVIIGLVWMICLMVRNARRGLNLYNAPKYYVASIYWHFIDVVWVFIFTVVYLMGVLG from the coding sequence ATAATGCTAAATACTAAATTCACCCCTCAAACTTGGCCAGAACATCCGGAACAGGTAACACAAGAAGGTAAAAATAAGTACGTTGGTATTTGGATTTTTATCTGTAGCGATATCGTGCTATTTGCAAGTTTATTCGCAACTTACATCTCTTTAAGAAACAAAGGTCCAGCAGGCATGGAGTTCACATCACAAGAACTTTTTGAATTGCCGCTAGCCTTTGTGATGACGATGCTCCTTTTAACATCATCATTAACTTCTGTATATGCAATGTATCATTTGAAAAACTATAATTTCAAAGGGGTTCAACTTTGGACTGGAGTAACAGTTCTTCTTGGACTTGGCTTCCTTGCCCTTGAAATTTATGAGTTCTATCACTATGTACACATTGGTTTTGGTTATACTCAATCTGCGTTCTCTTCAGCATTCTTTACGCTTGTAGGAACACACGGTCTTCACGTGATTATCGGATTAGTTTGGATGATCTGCTTAATGGTCCGTAATGCTAGACGTGGTCTGAATCTATACAACGCACCTAAATACTATGTAGCGTCCATTTATTGGCACTTTATTGACGTTGTTTGGGTATTTATCTTTACGGTAGTATACCTCATGGGGGTGTTAGGATAA
- the pyc gene encoding pyruvate carboxylase encodes MRKIRKLLVANRGEIAIRVLRACNELDIKTVAIYSEEDRASHHRYKADEAYLVGAGKGPIDAYLDIDGIIEIAKESGADAIHPGYGFLAENVAFARRCEEEGIIFIGPSSRHLEIFGDKVKAREQAILAGIPVIPGSDGPVSSYEELEQFADDVGYPVMIKAALGGGGRGMRLVHSKDELKSAYERAKSEAKAAFGSDEVYVEKAIIKPKHIEVQILGDYAGNIVHLYERDCSIQRRHQKVVEIAPSISLSENLRNRICDAAVKLMKNVEYVNAGTVEFLVSGDEFYFIEVNPRIQVEHTITEMITGIDIVHAQIKIAEGYELHSEEIGIPEQSEIPLFGHAIQSRVTTEDPANNFMPDTGKIMVYRSSGGFGVRLDAGNGFQGAVVTPYYDSLLVKISTWGRTFKEAAAKMDRNLREFRIRGVKTNIPFLTNVVLHEKFLSGDFDTSFIDSTPELFDFTVRKDRGTKLLRYIGDVTLNGFPGIEKKNKPIFVKPKKPKLDIKNTEIPRGTKQILEEEGVDGVIRWIKEQNDVLLTDTTFRDAHQSLLATRVRSQDMYQIADYNARMMHNFFSLELWGGATFDVSYRFLKEDPWERLAKLRKQIPNVLFQMLFRGANAVGYTNYPDNLIREFVREAASAGIDVFRIFDSLNWIKGMEIAIDEVRNSGKIAEAAICYTGDILDPTRTKYTVEYFKEMAKELERAGAHILAIKDMAGLLKPEAAYVLISELKEVTDMPIHLHTHDTSGNGIYTYAKAIEAGVDIVDTALGSMAGLTSQPSANTLYYAMRGAKRQVRADIEALEQLSYYWQDVREYYRDFESGMKSPHSEIYVHEMPGGQYSNLQQQAKAVGLGDRWDEVKKMYSRVNLLFGDIVKVTPSSKVVGDMALFMVQNNLDENNILEKGKTIDFPDSVVEFFQGYLGQPYGGFPEELQKVILKERKPIDVRPGELLEPVDFDALKAELEKKVNGQVTKKDVISYALYPKVVEEYFKAVEKYGNLSVLDTPSFLYGLRIGEEIEVEIEKGKTLIIKLVSIGEAEHDGTRVIYFEFNGQPREVVVEDKTVEADGSIAVKADPNNPNQIGATMPGTVLKVLVSKGSHVKRGDHLLITEAMKMETTVQAPSDGVVKEIYAKPGDAISTGDLLIELE; translated from the coding sequence ATGAGAAAGATTCGTAAACTTTTAGTTGCAAACAGAGGGGAAATTGCAATTCGCGTATTGCGAGCTTGCAATGAGTTGGACATTAAAACAGTTGCGATTTATTCAGAGGAAGACCGCGCTTCTCACCACCGTTATAAAGCGGATGAAGCGTATCTTGTCGGCGCTGGGAAAGGGCCGATTGATGCCTACTTAGATATTGATGGCATTATTGAAATAGCTAAGGAATCCGGCGCTGATGCCATTCATCCAGGTTATGGCTTTTTAGCGGAAAATGTTGCTTTTGCTAGACGTTGTGAGGAAGAAGGGATCATTTTCATTGGTCCATCTTCAAGACACTTAGAAATTTTTGGAGATAAAGTGAAAGCAAGAGAGCAGGCAATTCTTGCAGGAATTCCTGTCATTCCAGGAAGCGACGGCCCGGTTTCATCATATGAAGAATTGGAGCAATTTGCTGATGATGTCGGTTATCCAGTTATGATTAAAGCTGCTTTGGGTGGCGGCGGTCGCGGAATGCGATTGGTGCATTCAAAAGACGAATTAAAAAGCGCCTATGAAAGGGCAAAATCTGAAGCAAAAGCCGCTTTTGGCTCCGATGAAGTGTATGTGGAAAAAGCCATTATTAAACCAAAGCATATTGAAGTGCAAATATTAGGAGACTATGCTGGCAACATCGTTCATTTGTATGAGCGGGATTGTTCCATCCAACGCCGTCATCAAAAGGTGGTAGAAATCGCCCCATCGATTTCGCTTTCTGAAAATTTAAGAAATAGAATATGTGATGCGGCTGTAAAATTAATGAAAAATGTAGAATACGTGAATGCCGGTACGGTGGAATTTCTAGTTTCCGGAGATGAATTCTATTTCATCGAAGTGAATCCGCGCATTCAAGTGGAGCATACCATCACGGAAATGATTACAGGGATTGATATTGTCCATGCTCAAATCAAAATTGCGGAAGGATATGAATTGCATTCGGAAGAAATTGGAATTCCGGAACAAAGCGAAATTCCTTTATTTGGACATGCGATACAATCCCGCGTCACAACAGAAGATCCAGCCAACAACTTTATGCCGGATACAGGAAAAATTATGGTGTATCGTTCAAGTGGCGGATTTGGCGTGCGGCTAGATGCAGGAAACGGATTCCAAGGGGCAGTGGTAACGCCTTATTACGATTCCTTGCTTGTTAAAATTTCTACATGGGGCAGAACATTTAAAGAAGCTGCTGCAAAAATGGACCGGAATTTGCGGGAATTCCGCATCCGCGGTGTGAAAACAAACATTCCTTTCTTAACAAACGTCGTATTGCATGAGAAGTTTTTATCTGGAGATTTTGATACAAGCTTTATTGATTCTACGCCGGAACTATTTGACTTTACCGTTCGGAAAGACCGAGGTACAAAGTTGTTGAGATATATTGGAGATGTCACATTAAACGGCTTCCCGGGCATTGAGAAAAAGAATAAACCGATTTTTGTAAAGCCGAAAAAACCAAAATTGGATATTAAAAATACAGAAATTCCGAGGGGCACAAAACAAATCCTTGAGGAAGAAGGTGTGGATGGAGTTATTCGCTGGATTAAAGAACAGAATGATGTTCTGCTAACAGATACGACATTCCGCGATGCCCATCAATCGCTTCTTGCTACACGTGTCCGCAGTCAAGATATGTATCAAATTGCCGATTATAATGCGCGCATGATGCATAATTTCTTCTCCCTTGAACTTTGGGGAGGCGCAACTTTTGACGTAAGCTACCGCTTCTTAAAAGAAGACCCATGGGAAAGACTTGCAAAACTTCGGAAGCAAATACCGAATGTTTTATTCCAAATGCTTTTCCGTGGAGCCAATGCTGTAGGTTATACAAATTATCCGGATAATTTAATCCGCGAGTTTGTGCGGGAAGCCGCAAGCGCAGGCATTGATGTATTCCGGATCTTTGACAGCCTCAACTGGATTAAAGGCATGGAAATCGCCATTGATGAAGTAAGAAATTCAGGAAAAATCGCTGAAGCGGCAATTTGCTATACAGGCGATATTTTAGACCCGACTCGCACAAAATACACGGTTGAATATTTTAAAGAAATGGCGAAGGAATTGGAGCGGGCTGGAGCTCATATTTTAGCGATTAAAGATATGGCAGGATTATTGAAACCGGAAGCAGCATATGTATTAATTTCAGAATTAAAAGAAGTTACAGACATGCCAATCCATTTGCATACTCATGATACAAGCGGCAACGGTATTTACACTTATGCCAAAGCCATTGAAGCGGGAGTGGATATTGTTGATACTGCCTTAGGTTCTATGGCAGGACTCACATCCCAGCCGAGCGCTAATACGTTGTACTATGCCATGAGAGGTGCCAAACGCCAAGTGCGTGCAGATATTGAGGCCCTTGAACAACTGTCTTATTATTGGCAAGATGTGCGTGAATATTACCGCGATTTTGAAAGCGGCATGAAGAGCCCTCATTCGGAGATTTATGTACATGAAATGCCAGGCGGACAATACAGCAACTTGCAGCAACAGGCAAAAGCAGTGGGGCTTGGAGACCGCTGGGATGAAGTGAAAAAGATGTATTCCCGTGTAAATTTATTGTTTGGCGATATTGTTAAAGTAACACCATCCTCTAAAGTGGTCGGCGATATGGCACTATTTATGGTGCAAAACAATTTAGATGAAAATAATATTTTAGAAAAAGGGAAGACGATTGATTTTCCTGATTCCGTTGTCGAATTCTTCCAAGGATATTTAGGACAACCTTATGGCGGATTCCCGGAAGAACTGCAAAAAGTCATCTTAAAAGAGCGAAAACCGATTGATGTTCGTCCTGGTGAGTTGCTTGAACCTGTCGATTTCGATGCATTGAAAGCAGAATTAGAGAAAAAAGTAAATGGACAAGTAACGAAGAAAGATGTCATTTCCTATGCTTTATATCCAAAAGTGGTGGAAGAATATTTCAAAGCAGTTGAAAAATACGGCAACCTGTCTGTTCTAGATACGCCTTCATTCCTCTACGGTTTAAGAATCGGCGAGGAAATAGAAGTGGAAATTGAAAAAGGGAAAACGCTGATTATTAAATTAGTGTCAATAGGGGAAGCAGAGCACGATGGAACACGGGTAATTTACTTCGAATTTAACGGCCAGCCTCGTGAAGTGGTCGTTGAAGATAAGACGGTTGAAGCTGATGGATCCATCGCAGTGAAGGCAGATCCAAACAATCCAAATCAAATCGGTGCGACAATGCCTGGAACGGTATTGAAAGTGCTTGTTTCAAAAGGAAGCCATGTAAAACGCGGTGATCACTTGTTGATTACTGAAGCGATGAAGATGGAAACAACTGTGCAGGCGCCAAGCGATGGGGTTGTGAAAGAAATTTACGCAAAACCAGGCGATGCGATTTCAACAGGGGATTTACTAATCGAATTGGAATAA
- the ctaG gene encoding cytochrome c oxidase assembly factor CtaG: protein MPLSIFGFQAMWSPYMIGTLVFVIIVYFLVTIRWRNDFKESEPLKKKEAVYFLLGIILLYVVKGSPIDLMSNITFTMHMVQMAFYLLLLPIFFIKGIPWWIWKVVVEFPVVDKIVKALTHPVVSVLGFALAFSVYHLPIVFDNIKVDETLHGLASLALFLSAFFMYWPLVNEVPGQRKVKGLYKVGYIIATAVVITPACALIIFTKNPAYATYTDGEAWLKAMALCVPDRTLASINTSVQLSGPELFTNLSPLRDQQLGGVLMKIIQEIILGFILYFAFREWWNDEHRLSEEEITAKALSDFQEKKRNHKE from the coding sequence ATGCCTTTAAGTATATTTGGGTTTCAAGCGATGTGGAGCCCATATATGATCGGGACATTGGTATTTGTCATCATTGTTTATTTTTTAGTTACGATTCGTTGGAGAAACGATTTTAAAGAGAGCGAGCCTTTAAAAAAAAAGGAAGCCGTTTATTTTCTTTTAGGAATTATTTTATTATATGTGGTAAAAGGTTCTCCAATTGATTTGATGTCTAATATTACTTTTACAATGCATATGGTTCAAATGGCTTTCTATCTATTATTGCTTCCAATTTTCTTTATTAAAGGAATCCCTTGGTGGATATGGAAAGTAGTTGTGGAATTTCCGGTAGTTGATAAAATTGTGAAAGCATTAACCCATCCAGTTGTCTCCGTTCTTGGGTTTGCATTAGCTTTTTCAGTTTATCATTTACCGATTGTATTTGATAACATTAAAGTAGATGAAACATTGCATGGACTAGCCAGTCTTGCATTGTTCTTATCAGCCTTTTTTATGTATTGGCCGCTTGTCAACGAAGTGCCAGGACAGCGAAAAGTTAAAGGATTATATAAAGTAGGGTATATTATCGCGACTGCTGTTGTAATCACGCCTGCTTGTGCATTGATTATTTTTACAAAAAATCCTGCCTATGCAACATACACTGATGGAGAAGCGTGGTTGAAGGCAATGGCCCTTTGTGTGCCGGATAGAACTTTAGCAAGCATTAATACATCCGTTCAGCTATCAGGTCCGGAACTATTTACGAATCTTTCGCCATTGCGTGATCAGCAATTAGGCGGAGTGTTGATGAAAATTATTCAAGAAATCATTTTAGGTTTTATTTTATACTTTGCCTTCCGTGAATGGTGGAATGATGAGCATAGGTTGTCTGAAGAAGAAATTACAGCGAAGGCATTAAGTGACTTCCAAGAGAAAAAAAGAAACCATAAAGAATAG